The genome window GTCTGATCAGCGAGAAGCGGTCGACTCAGGTACGAATGTGGCTCCGACTGATCCAGTCTCAACTGTTCCGATGATGGTTTGTCAGGTGTAAGATCAGCTTCTCCGGATGTTATGCAAACTGATCCAGCAGGAAGGAACCTTGGTGATGCTTTGGCGGATACGATATGCCCGCCATGGGTTCAGGAAGATCCGAGTGGGACAAGGAGCGGTTCTGAGGTGTCTAATGATCAATCGATGATTCAGGTTGGGTCTGGGAATCCAGGTTCGGAGCTTTTCCATCCAGATCATAGTCATGATGATGGTATAGAAGAACCTTTAGCTGATCTTGCTTTGGATACTGGTTCGGTTTTGACAACCATTGAGATGGAGGTTACTGATACAGGGGAAGCCTCTATGGATATGAATGCTGATGGTGGGGATGAGTCCACCGTTGTCCCAGCAATGGATAAGACTCGCAAGGCTAAGCCTTGGCTCTCAAAGGTAATGCTTCAAAGAAATTGAATGTGTATCTGTGCACAACTCCAAGGAAACGCCCTGCTCCTAAAGCTACTGAATCAGCTGGAGAGGGTGCAAACCCAAGGAACCTGGAATAGGAGAAGGGAGCAGCTGGTGGGTCCAAGCCACCTAAACCAATGAAGGataaatgaagattttaagttggaattgtcaagggctTGGAAACAAAGCAACTATTGGATATCTCAGGGATTTATGGGGGAAGCGTCGGCcgaactttctttttttatctgaaACTACTAGAcagtatttttctattttggaaccttttgttggtcattttggttacTCCTTTTTAAAAACGGTTGAACATGTTAGTTGTAGTGGCGGATTagccttattttataataataattatgatgttTCTATTTAATTTGAGTCCAATAGATTGATTGATGTGGAACTTACTTATAAAGGAcagattatttattttacctttgtttatggtgatccggtCCCAAAGAACCAAGACTTGGTTTGGGAAAGCTTAACGCGGATAAGCTTATCTCGCAATTCCCCTTGGTTTCTTATTGGTGACATTAATGAATTAAAAGGTAATCATGAAAAGCGTGGAGGGAAACTCCGTCATGCATCCTCCTTTGTAGGTTTCAATACAATGATTAGGCATTGTGCTTTATTGGAGTTTCCTGTGGTTGGGGATAGCCTATCTAGGCGTGGGTGGCGAGACAAGAAGCCAATTCGTTGTCTTCTTGATCGCGCtctagccaatgagaagctcaATGATCTTTTTAGTAATTCTTTCACGGAGTATCTTACGATGATAGCATCGGACCATAAACCGGTTTTAGCCTCTCTTGAGGATAAAATCCGACGTGGTAGGAGTTGTTTTCGTTTCGATAGAAGGTGGCTGGATAAAGAGGGTTTATTTGACACCATCTCAGCAGGTTGGGATTCTGGGGTAGCGGCGTCCACTAGCAATTTCATGGATAAGATTATTAATTGTTGCCACGCAATCTCTCAATGGCGAAAAGCACAGGTTCCATATGGTCGAGAGACGATTGAGGATTTGAAGACCCATTTATCGGCAGCCCAAGAGGATGATACTGCTTCAGTTGAGGTTATTTTGGAACTAACTTGGAAACTACGTGAGGCTTACCGAGACGAAGAGATATACTGGTATCAGAAAAGTAGAAGCCGTTGGATGCGATTTGGGGATCAAAATACTAGTTATTTTCACGCTCAAACAAAGCAACGAAGGGCGAAGAATCACATCGTGGGACTCCATGATGAAACAGACCAATGGGTTACAGAGGAAACTAGAGTTCAGCGCATAGCTGCCTCTTATTTCCAAGGGTTATTCACATCCACGGATCCCACAGATTTTGAGGAACCACTGGGCGAAATTTGTATGTCCATTACGACTGATATGAATGATTCTTTGACATGATCAGTcacaaaattagaaattaaataGGCTATGTTTATGATACATCCTGATAAAGCCACTGGGCCGGATGGTATGACGGCGCTTTTCTACCAGCGGGCATGGGATACAGTTAAAGCGGATCTGAGATTGATGGTAAATTCCTTCTTTCAAGATGGGGTTTTTGACAAAAGgttatatatgactaatatttgtcttattcctaaAGTGGATAAGCCGACCCGGATGACTGAGTGGACGCCTATCAGCCTTTGTAACGTGGGATATAAGATTATCTCAAAGATTCTATGTCAGCGGTTGCATGCCTTCTTGTCGGCACTGATCTCCGAGACGCAATCGGCTTTTGTGGAGGGACGATTGATTACGGATAACATTTTgattgctcaagagatgtttcatggccTCTACACCAATCCTTCTTGTGAGGACAAGTTTATGGCCATTAAAACGGACATGAGTAAGGCCTATGATCGGATTGAATGGCCATTCATTGAACATTTGTTACAGAAATTTGGTTTCTGCGAGAAATGGATTAGTTGGGTCATGTGGTGCGTGAAGTCTGTTCAGTATAAAGTTTTATTAAACGGCCAACCCCATGGTTCCATTCTCCCTTCTAGGGGACTCCAACAGGGGGATCCCCTGTCGCCATATCTCTTTATTCTTTGTACAGAGGTTCTTATTGCCAATCTCCATAAAGCGGAACGGTCTAAGCTTATTACAGGTATTCGGGTGTCCACAGCTTGTCCCGCGATTTCTCACATATTGTTCGCGGATGATAGTTTATTCTTCTGTCGGGCCAGAAAGGAGCAGTGTGAGGCTGTTTTAGGGATTCTTCGGCAGTATGAACGAGTTTCTGGTCAGCGAATAAATTTTTAGAAGTCATCGGTTCAATTCGGGCACAAGGTAGAAGTGAACTTGCTTGAGGAACTACAAGGCATTTTGGGAATCACCATTGTGGGTGGTATGAGCTCCTACCTAGGAATTCCGGAAAGTCTTGGTGgttcaaagacaaaaaaaattattttgttcaaGATCGTTTACAAAAACGATGCGGTGGCTGGCCTGCCAGGTTATTGTCCAAGGGAGGGAAGGAGGTCATGATCAAATCAGTAGCGACTGTCGTTCCTACTTTTGTCATGTCATGTTTCCGACTTCTGAAAATGGTCACACGGAAACTTACTagtgtgatttctaatttttggtggagctcaTCAGGGGAATCACGAGGGTTACATTGGGTCACTTGGGACAAGTTGTGTACTGATAAGATAGAGGGTGGTTTGGGGTTTCGGTGTTTGGATGACTTTAACACTGCGTTGTTGGCTAAACAACTCTGGCAGTTGATTACAGTTCCAGACTCCTTATTTGCTAAGGTCTTTAAAGGTCGTTACTATAGGCATTCCAATCTGTTGGATCTGATTAAATCCTACACACCATCTTATGGATGGCGTAGTATGGTGTCTGCTCGCTCTGTGGTAAACAAAGGACTGATTAAACTAGTAGGATCTGGTGATTCCATTTTAGTATGGTCTGATCCCTGGATTTCTGCTCAACTCCCGAGACTAGCATTGCGTTCGGGATCGCCTATCGATCCTACGCTTCGAGTTGAAACTTTCATTGACAGGAACTCGCATTCCTGGGACTTTGCGTTACTTTCGGCTTCTTTCGAGCCGGAAGATGTTGCTCTTATTTCTGTTTTACCTCTTGGTAATTTACATTCATCGGACAGGCTGGATTGGCACTTGACAAACACCGGCATGTACACAGTTAAATCTGGGTATAAAGCTTTGAGACAGAGTCCAGTGGATTCTCCAGTTACTTCTGGTCCAAATATTATACCCCTACAAGCTTTTGTTTGGCAACTTTGGTGTCCACCGAAAATTCGACATTTTTTGTGGCAAGCACTTCCGGGTTGCGTAGCAACCACAGCTAATCTACGGCAACATGGTATGGGTTGCGATAGTGAGTGTGCCCTTTGTGGTGGGTCTGAGGAGACAATAAATCATGCCTTATTCATATGTCCCCCGGCCAGACAGGTTTGGGCGCTATCCCATTTCCCAGTTTCTTCGGGTCTTTTCCCCTCAGAATATATTTATGCAAACATGGACTCATTATTTTGGAGGTTTCAGCAGATCCCTTCGGTTGATGTCTTTCCGTGGATCCTttggtatatttggaaggctagaaatgataaaaattttaGCAACTTGGACTCCAACACGCTTGCGATTTTACGGCTAGCGGAGGAGGAAGCTAAACTCTGGTTTTCGGCATAGGGTGATCCCCCTGGGATATCTCCGCAGAATGGTCCCCGACCGCCTTTAAGTTCTCCGGTTACTGCTAGTATGATGGTTAGGAGTCATGTAACTGGCTATAGATGTTTTGTGGATGGATCGTGGAAAGAGACGGACCAACATTCTAGCAGAGGATGCTATTGCATTTCTCCTGAGGGGGAATCTCCCACTATAGGTGCATTTAACCTTCGCCGTAGTCTATCACCACTccatgcagaagtggaagctTTAATTTGGTCAATGAGATGTATGATTGGAGCGGATAATGAGAATGTTGTTTTTCTCACCGACTGTTCTAACTTGGTGAAGATagtgtcttcgccttccgagtggcccGTATTTAAGACGTATTTGGACGAGATTGGAGCGGATAAGGAAgaattcctttctttttctttagtctTGATTCCTCGTTCACAGAATGGTATTGCAGACAAGCTGGCGTGCCGTGCTAGAGTAGAGTCGCATCAAATTACCTATGTAAACGAGTTTCCTACGAATTGGCTCATTTAAGCTAATGTTGTACGCtgttgtcaagaaaaaaaaacagagctcttGCTAATGAATAATCGAATTGAGCTAAGCAAAAAATCGTATATTTTATTGAATATTGCACCGAGTACTGTAGCTTATCTCCTGGTGGCCAGACCTATCCTATATTACTGGATTATTTCCAAGCACACGATCTTCATGACTAACAAAGTTAACCGTCCAAAAGATCTTGATAATCTTGTCTGAAGAGTTTTATGttcaaaatatgaaattatattattattaataagtTATGGTACATATGGTAAGCTTATAGAATTTTATGTAAGCTAAAGTATGGTTCACAAATATGTAATAGTTTTCTAAAGTATACACCATAATGCATACAAAGAGACTGATTAGTTTACCTTAGCATGTGACTGCAGATTGTTAATTTAAAACGTTGGATgaagatacaatttttttacacatttctttttatataaaattttgtcatcaaaaataaacttcaaattatttttgaCTTTAACAAATGTAAGGTTAATAAGATGTCaagatccaaaaaaagaaagaaaagatatgACACActgtaataaaattttagaatttttacagTGTGACAAGGAAAAATTAGGCTTTAGAGactttaccaaaacaaaaaagagagaatatttTCATTGTtctcaatttagaccaaatcaAACGTTGTTCTCATTATATAACGAAGTGTAAGTTTGTGACCAATGTTTTTGTAACGAAGTATAAGTTTGTGACCAATGTTTTCATTGATTGTTTTATTAATGAAATAGAGTATATCCAAATCTTACTTATTGTTCTTGTGCatgatatatctatattaacttttttgaagtacattttgtgttatgcccttttagttttatttatttaaaattttatttacaatattaactcctaaaatatttttaaaatagcattacttcagatttttttcctaaatattttacattacattccaacaaaaaaaattacagcaataTCAATATGGAAAAttggaaacagaaactatgacatatttaaccacacattctattgtgttttgaagatattctatctctgaatcatttgcaaaaaaaaaaaaaatataacaatttgttttccattttgttttccaatatgtgtgagctttgattcttaacgtaagaagaacttcgatttacattaatttaaatattataattaatatatatatatataaacttaataaaattttaaaatattactaatatgtaaaattaaaaaagtttaaaatactatataatatggttatatattagatgagttataaagaggacatgttagAATCAGTAAAATAtcatttgtgctaacacgggttaaatcctcattttattattttccaatactattaatattagaatatttgacatataaaatcaagttaatttaactaagattgtataaaataattaaatcattaggaacaatgtgacttaatcatagcatATAATTGACTTAaaatgtatttagatcccttttttccctttttattattttaatttaaaataaaaatagaaactcaaacactaaacaaatggTCATAAAGTAcaaggttaaaaaattaatctaaacaTTTAGCTGTATAAACTGCcgaaaattttagttattcctctatttacaaaatatttaatatttaacaaacaaatacattataaaataaaaataataataaaaattatatgcacgcggtataccgcgggttaaaatctagtatgcAAAAAGCAAACCATACTGGACAAGAATCTTTTGTTCATATTGTAacagtatttttattttttttggtaagtgaGGGGAGACACGGTGATGTGATCGTGGGAACGAAGCCTAGCCAAGACCACCGAGACGCATGAAGCGGCCCCGAGATGCTGGTTCAGGGAGCATCAGCCACGGACAAAACGCCAACTTCAAACGCGGCCGAAGCTTCAAAGGAACTCACCGGAGTCACAGCGAGCCTAAGGAGCCCCGACCAAGACGCCCAAGATGACTTAGAGACGCCAACCCTGACCAAAACTCGAGGCCAAGACGCATTAGAGGAAGCCAAGGCGCAAGCCAACGATGCGGCCA of Camelina sativa cultivar DH55 unplaced genomic scaffold, Cs unpScaffold00485, whole genome shotgun sequence contains these proteins:
- the LOC104773192 gene encoding uncharacterized protein LOC104773192, whose translation is MIRHCALLEFPVVGDSLSRRGWRDKKPIRCLLDRALANEKLNDLFSNSFTEYLTMIASDHKPVLASLEDKIRRGRSCFRFDRRWLDKEGLFDTISAGWDSGVAASTSNFMDKIINCCHAISQWRKAQVPYGRETIEDLKTHLSAAQEDDTASVEVILELTWKLREAYRDEEIYWYQKSRSRWMRFGDQNTSYFHAQTKQRRAKNHIVGLHDETDQWVTEETRVQRIAASYFQGLFTSTDPTDFEEPLGEICMSITTDMNDSLT